From Shewanella yunxiaonensis, the proteins below share one genomic window:
- a CDS encoding YbaN family protein: MIKRSVFLSLGIISLALGIAGIVLPLLPTVPFVLLSGYCFARSSPVLHSWLHQHPWFAQPLSDWQQKRGLRLALKRRALILTVCSFSLSIWWVSLVWVKLLLLFMLLILMVYLWRLPVVGVVAETSGVGEK, from the coding sequence ATGATCAAACGCAGTGTATTTTTGAGCTTGGGTATCATCAGTTTGGCACTTGGCATCGCGGGTATCGTTTTACCTTTGCTGCCCACCGTGCCTTTTGTGTTGCTTTCAGGGTATTGTTTTGCCCGTTCTAGTCCGGTTTTACATAGTTGGTTGCATCAACATCCTTGGTTTGCTCAACCATTGAGCGATTGGCAGCAAAAGCGTGGGCTGCGTTTAGCATTAAAACGACGTGCATTAATCTTGACTGTGTGCAGTTTTAGTCTAAGTATATGGTGGGTTTCATTGGTGTGGGTGAAACTGCTATTACTATTCATGTTATTGATATTAATGGTTTATTTGTGGAGGCTACCGGTTGTTGGTGTGGTCGCAGAAACATCAGGTGTTGGCGAGAAATAA
- the apt gene encoding adenine phosphoribosyltransferase has product MAINPDSLALIKQSIKTIPDYPKAGILFRDVTSLLEDPIAYQTTIRTFVEHYKDFGFTKVVGTEARGFLFGAPLALELGVGFVPVRKPGKLPRETISETYELEYGHDTLEMHTDAIVPGDKVLVVDDLLATGGTIEATVKLVRRLGGEVSHAAFVISLPDIGGENRLQSLGLEVLKLCEFEGD; this is encoded by the coding sequence ATGGCTATTAATCCCGACAGCTTAGCGCTGATTAAGCAAAGCATTAAAACTATTCCTGACTATCCGAAAGCCGGAATTCTGTTTCGTGATGTCACCAGTTTACTGGAAGATCCGATTGCCTATCAGACCACTATTCGCACATTTGTGGAGCATTACAAAGACTTTGGCTTCACTAAAGTTGTCGGTACTGAAGCTCGCGGTTTTCTGTTTGGCGCACCATTAGCATTAGAGTTGGGTGTTGGTTTCGTCCCCGTACGTAAGCCAGGAAAACTGCCGCGTGAGACTATCTCTGAGACTTATGAACTCGAATATGGTCACGATACATTGGAAATGCACACCGATGCTATCGTCCCTGGCGATAAAGTGCTCGTAGTTGACGATCTATTAGCTACCGGCGGCACGATTGAAGCAACCGTCAAATTGGTTCGTCGTCTCGGTGGTGAAGTAAGTCATGCAGCGTTTGTGATCTCACTGCCGGATATTGGTGGCGAAAATCGGTTGCAGTCTTTGGGCTTAGAAGTACTGAAACTGTGTGAATTTGAAGGAGATTAA